The following proteins come from a genomic window of Ignavibacteriales bacterium:
- the ychF gene encoding redox-regulated ATPase YchF, producing MQIGLVGLQYSGKTTLFNTISNSGNHPSQAQKEEASVEVVKVPDERLNKLSAIFNPKKQVNATIEVFDLPGLKMSDDNKVKITSSFLNGARNNDALFYVIRGFNDDSVAHPMDSINPLRDIEFLEVEFLLSDLAFLETRLEKLKRDVLKTKDEKMKRELPVIEKCLAHCEKEMPLRTLHLDENETKLLSGYQLLTIKQLAIAINYDENSIPSVDSEIPLLNTKLEKAHATIIPFFAKIELELSQMNDDDRIAFMNDYGIKESALSKILRTSYDLLGLQSFFTVGEDECRAWTIKKNYTAQQAAGVIHTDFFNRFIRAEVVHYEDFMKHGSFNKCKEAGTWRLEGKEYVVRDGDILNIRHS from the coding sequence ATGCAAATAGGGCTAGTCGGACTACAATATTCTGGAAAAACAACTCTTTTCAATACAATTTCTAATAGCGGCAACCACCCATCGCAGGCACAAAAAGAAGAAGCATCTGTTGAAGTTGTTAAGGTTCCGGATGAAAGATTGAACAAACTTTCAGCAATTTTTAATCCAAAAAAACAAGTTAATGCAACCATCGAAGTGTTTGATCTTCCCGGATTAAAAATGTCTGATGATAATAAAGTGAAAATAACTTCTTCATTCTTAAATGGTGCTCGAAATAACGATGCGCTCTTTTATGTTATACGGGGTTTTAATGATGATTCGGTTGCTCATCCGATGGATTCGATTAACCCGCTGCGTGATATAGAATTTCTTGAAGTTGAATTCCTTCTCTCGGATCTTGCATTTTTAGAAACTCGGCTGGAGAAATTGAAACGGGATGTTCTTAAAACCAAAGATGAAAAAATGAAACGTGAACTTCCGGTAATTGAAAAATGCCTTGCACACTGTGAAAAAGAGATGCCTCTAAGGACTCTTCATCTTGATGAGAATGAAACCAAACTATTATCGGGCTACCAGCTACTAACAATAAAACAGCTTGCCATTGCTATAAATTATGATGAAAACTCAATACCAAGCGTGGATTCTGAAATTCCACTGCTTAATACAAAACTTGAAAAAGCTCACGCAACAATTATTCCTTTCTTTGCAAAAATTGAATTAGAGCTTTCTCAAATGAATGACGATGACCGTATAGCTTTTATGAACGATTATGGAATCAAGGAATCGGCATTGAGCAAAATTTTACGTACATCGTATGATCTTCTTGGACTTCAATCTTTCTTTACCGTTGGCGAAGATGAATGCCGTGCCTGGACGATCAAAAAAAATTACACAGCGCAGCAGGCAGCCGGAGTCATACATACAGATTTTTTTAATCGTTTCATACGCGCCGAAGTTGTACATTACGAAGATTTTATGAAACACGGTTCTTTCAATAAATGTAAAGAAGCCGGTACATGGAGACTCGAAGGGAAAGAATATGTTGTGAGAGATGGTGATATTCTAAACATACGACATAGTTAA
- a CDS encoding electron transfer flavoprotein subunit alpha/FixB family protein, which translates to MPNKILVFIEQRNGIIKKPSLEAAKVASDLAVKLSGSAEAITIGNEIEGLEKVGSYDITQVTHFKNTELDNYSPSAYAELISKYVNENNIDILFFGATSMGKDLAPRISAKIDAGLAIDCIALNSDGGEINATRPIFAGKALLDVKITSPKKIFALRPNVFNPGTPSDTKAEVKVVNVDSPNMNVKVTEIKKSEGKLDVAEADIIVSGGRGMKGPEHFHLVEELSQVLGAATGASRAVVDAGWRSHGEQVGQTGKTVSPSLYVALGISGAIQHLAGMRSSKYIVAVNKDKDAPIFQIADYGIVGDLFEVVPAMIEEIKKIKS; encoded by the coding sequence ATGCCAAATAAAATTTTAGTTTTTATCGAGCAAAGAAATGGTATTATCAAAAAACCTTCGTTAGAAGCAGCAAAAGTTGCTTCTGATTTAGCCGTAAAACTTTCCGGTTCTGCCGAGGCTATAACAATTGGAAATGAAATTGAAGGTTTGGAAAAGGTTGGTTCTTACGACATAACTCAAGTCACACATTTCAAGAATACAGAGCTTGACAACTATTCTCCGAGTGCGTATGCGGAGTTAATATCAAAATATGTTAATGAAAATAATATTGATATATTATTCTTCGGTGCAACTTCGATGGGAAAGGATTTAGCTCCGCGCATCTCCGCGAAAATTGATGCTGGACTTGCAATTGATTGTATTGCTCTTAATTCAGATGGCGGCGAAATTAATGCAACCCGCCCTATTTTTGCCGGTAAAGCACTACTTGATGTAAAAATTACTTCGCCTAAAAAGATTTTTGCATTACGTCCTAATGTGTTCAACCCAGGTACTCCGTCTGATACAAAAGCAGAAGTGAAAGTGGTTAATGTTGATTCACCCAACATGAACGTCAAGGTTACTGAAATAAAAAAATCTGAAGGTAAATTAGATGTAGCCGAAGCAGATATAATAGTTTCAGGCGGCCGCGGTATGAAAGGACCGGAACATTTTCATCTTGTTGAAGAACTTTCGCAAGTACTTGGTGCTGCAACGGGCGCCTCACGTGCCGTTGTAGATGCCGGCTGGCGCTCTCACGGAGAACAAGTTGGTCAAACCGGTAAAACTGTATCCCCTTCCTTATATGTGGCTCTTGGAATTTCTGGTGCTATTCAACATTTGGCAGGTATGCGCTCATCGAAATATATTGTGGCTGTCAATAAAGATAAGGATGCGCCCATTTTTCAAATTGCAGATTACGGAATTGTTGGCGACTTATTTGAAGTAGTTCCGGCAATGATTGAAGAGATAAAGAAAATTAAATCATAG
- a CDS encoding ATP-dependent Clp protease adaptor ClpS, translating into MSEEKPTGIIEPVIDEEVSIGLPYKVVLFNDEWHSFDDVINQIIKAVKCTFEIARGFAFEAHVKGKSIVFNGELNSCLKVSSVLEEISLHTQIIS; encoded by the coding sequence ATGAGCGAAGAAAAACCAACGGGAATAATTGAACCGGTTATTGATGAGGAAGTAAGTATTGGACTTCCCTATAAAGTGGTTCTTTTTAATGATGAATGGCATTCATTTGACGATGTCATCAACCAAATTATTAAAGCAGTTAAATGCACTTTTGAAATTGCACGTGGTTTTGCTTTTGAAGCTCATGTAAAAGGGAAGTCGATCGTTTTTAACGGTGAATTAAATTCATGTCTTAAAGTTAGTTCTGTCCTCGAAGAAATTTCTTTACACACACAGATTATATCGTAA
- the pyrF gene encoding orotidine-5'-phosphate decarboxylase has translation MTAREKIENKISSGHHICVGLDSDITKIPKYLLSHSNPILEFNKIIIENTYQDAAAYKINFAFYEKDGSRGFETIHKTMELISNDVLTIADAKRGDIGNTSQMYAQSIFDHFGFDAVTLHPYMGFDSLSPFIDYKNKLNFILALTSNSGASDFEKQKLENGYFLYQHVIKKILEWNQNQNCGIVFGATNIDELKNNIESFGSIPVLLPGVGTQGGSLEEVTHAFSKLRNMNFIMNISRALIYSDSTENFGSVINKIIKQYNSAIQSILSTIK, from the coding sequence ATGACGGCAAGAGAAAAAATAGAAAACAAAATTTCGAGCGGACACCATATTTGTGTCGGTTTAGATTCGGATATAACAAAAATTCCGAAATACTTGCTTAGTCATTCAAACCCGATACTGGAATTCAATAAAATTATTATTGAAAATACTTATCAAGATGCCGCCGCATATAAAATTAATTTTGCTTTTTATGAAAAAGACGGATCGCGGGGATTTGAGACAATTCATAAAACAATGGAATTGATTTCTAATGATGTATTAACAATAGCGGATGCAAAGCGCGGTGATATTGGAAATACTTCTCAAATGTATGCACAATCAATTTTTGATCATTTTGGTTTTGATGCAGTTACACTTCATCCTTACATGGGTTTCGATTCACTCAGCCCATTTATAGATTACAAGAACAAACTTAATTTTATCCTTGCGCTTACATCAAACAGCGGCGCGTCGGATTTTGAAAAACAAAAACTTGAAAATGGATATTTTCTTTATCAACATGTGATCAAAAAAATTCTCGAATGGAATCAAAATCAAAATTGTGGAATAGTTTTCGGAGCAACAAATATTGATGAATTGAAGAATAATATTGAGTCTTTCGGATCCATACCGGTACTTTTACCCGGAGTAGGAACTCAGGGCGGAAGTCTAGAAGAAGTTACTCATGCGTTTTCCAAACTTCGGAATATGAATTTCATAATGAATATCAGCCGCGCGCTCATCTATTCCGATTCTACGGAAAATTTTGGGAGTGTTATAAACAAAATAATCAAACAGTACAATTCCGCAATCCAATCGATTCTATCTACTATAAAATAA
- the rodA gene encoding rod shape-determining protein RodA, protein MNINYKLQDRFDLSIFLPVIGLIVFGLLAIYSSTVNHPTASGNFQKQVVFVIISLFVFFVTFSLPLQTFKKFAIALYGISIFFLIAVLVIGKTVYGAKSWFGIGGFGFQPSELAKLGTILMLSYWLTYKNRDINNLKDIGVALLIGIFPVALIMLEPDMGTSIVFLIITISLIFWSGISLFGLFVVLSPGIVTLASILGTYAFIVALLFVVAALFFFKKDLFNSIAVFIINLSSGFFFDYIYKVLKPHQQKRIASFLDPSADPLGAGYNALQAKVAIGSGGFWGKGFLHGNQTQLRFIPEQWTDFIYCVIGEEFGYIGSMIVILLFLIIFLRLFKLSATAKDRFSVLVTVGVLTLLFSHFAINIGMNVGVTPVIGLPLPFLSYGGSTQFINMVMIGIVLNIYSNRKLHT, encoded by the coding sequence TTGAACATTAATTATAAACTTCAGGATAGATTTGACTTATCAATTTTTCTTCCTGTTATCGGATTAATTGTATTCGGATTGCTGGCAATATATAGTTCTACCGTTAATCATCCAACTGCAAGCGGAAATTTTCAAAAGCAAGTTGTCTTTGTAATAATTTCACTATTCGTTTTCTTTGTTACTTTTTCTTTACCTCTGCAAACATTTAAAAAATTTGCAATTGCTCTTTACGGTATTTCAATATTTTTCCTTATTGCTGTGCTTGTAATAGGTAAAACAGTCTATGGAGCAAAAAGTTGGTTCGGTATTGGTGGGTTTGGGTTTCAGCCTTCCGAGCTTGCAAAACTTGGTACAATTTTGATGCTTTCTTACTGGCTCACTTATAAGAACCGTGATATAAATAATCTAAAAGATATCGGTGTGGCCTTGCTGATCGGTATTTTTCCAGTTGCTTTAATTATGCTCGAACCGGATATGGGAACGTCAATCGTTTTTTTGATAATCACGATCTCATTAATTTTTTGGAGCGGCATTAGTCTTTTCGGTTTGTTTGTTGTGTTGTCGCCAGGAATTGTTACACTGGCTTCTATATTGGGAACTTATGCTTTTATTGTTGCGCTTTTATTTGTTGTTGCAGCTTTGTTTTTCTTTAAGAAAGACTTATTCAACAGTATTGCTGTATTTATAATAAATCTCTCATCGGGATTTTTCTTTGATTATATCTACAAAGTATTAAAACCGCATCAGCAAAAACGAATTGCTTCATTTCTAGATCCTTCTGCAGACCCGCTTGGAGCCGGCTATAATGCGCTTCAGGCTAAAGTTGCTATTGGATCCGGAGGTTTTTGGGGAAAGGGATTTTTACACGGTAATCAAACTCAATTAAGATTTATTCCTGAACAATGGACTGATTTTATTTATTGTGTAATAGGTGAAGAGTTTGGTTATATAGGAAGTATGATTGTCATTTTACTTTTTTTGATAATTTTTCTGAGACTTTTCAAACTATCAGCAACTGCTAAAGATCGATTTAGTGTTCTGGTAACAGTAGGAGTTCTAACTCTGTTATTCTCTCACTTTGCAATAAACATCGGAATGAACGTTGGTGTTACCCCTGTTATAGGGTTACCGCTTCCATTTCTTAGTTATGGCGGAAGCACGCAGTTTATCAATATGGTAATGATAGGCATTGTGTTAAATATTTATAGCAATCGAAAACTTCACACTTAA
- a CDS encoding DUF2851 family protein — MNDKNSKIHESTLYEIWKKQSYQHPLKTSTGEEITILDVGVHNQETGGPDFKNARIRIGNLTYIGDIEIDSNYSDWKTHGHNIDSKYTKVILHASLLNTNNYGYVYTREGRKVPSICFSDFIEIEHLEEIKKEVEVHNENSGSSIKCAVNIDQVNQDIIEKVLQQLGIIRFEKKCNKVFNRLKELQFIKELNIKEPVISYELSSQFHERKFNHSDFRSKEIWQQLFYELIFEALGYSKNKSQMINLAQAVNVNYLSKIENDGVLVEKYEAAFLFISGLALGSNSVTEEVSKKYLEKISYHWNSIRPFYDGKYFDETHWHFFRMRPQNFPTIRIAGGARLVRELLHKNMISVITRKIDEIYNLSVLVNSLRSFFIVKSDGFWKNHYVLDQKANGEIKYFIGVARADEIVVNVVLPFFSVYFDVFGNQQLAKKIVKVYSLYEQRSENQIVTDMAQSLNMNDHVQSTIYTQGMIELFRNYCSRNRCLECEIGKIIFN, encoded by the coding sequence ATGAACGATAAAAATTCAAAAATCCACGAAAGCACGTTATACGAAATCTGGAAGAAGCAAAGCTACCAGCATCCTCTTAAAACAAGTACCGGTGAAGAAATAACAATTCTAGATGTAGGCGTACACAATCAAGAAACCGGTGGCCCCGATTTCAAGAACGCACGGATAAGAATTGGTAACCTTACATATATAGGTGATATAGAAATTGACAGCAATTACTCCGATTGGAAAACTCACGGTCATAATATAGACAGTAAATACACTAAAGTGATCTTACATGCATCGTTATTGAATACAAACAATTACGGGTACGTCTATACGCGTGAAGGTAGAAAAGTACCGTCAATTTGTTTCTCAGATTTTATTGAAATTGAGCACCTTGAAGAAATTAAAAAGGAAGTTGAAGTTCATAATGAAAATTCGGGTTCAAGTATTAAATGTGCGGTAAATATTGATCAGGTTAATCAAGATATTATAGAAAAAGTTTTGCAGCAGCTTGGAATTATACGGTTTGAAAAAAAATGCAATAAAGTTTTTAATCGCCTGAAAGAATTGCAATTCATAAAAGAACTTAACATTAAAGAACCGGTAATATCTTATGAATTGTCGTCTCAATTCCATGAAAGAAAGTTCAACCACTCGGATTTTAGATCCAAAGAAATATGGCAGCAACTTTTTTACGAATTGATTTTTGAAGCTCTTGGTTATTCTAAAAACAAATCTCAAATGATCAATCTTGCACAAGCAGTAAATGTAAATTACTTAAGCAAGATTGAAAATGACGGTGTCTTGGTTGAGAAGTATGAAGCCGCATTTTTGTTTATATCCGGATTGGCTCTCGGTTCAAACAGTGTTACTGAAGAAGTCTCAAAAAAATATCTGGAAAAAATCTCCTATCATTGGAATTCTATCCGTCCGTTTTATGATGGAAAATATTTTGATGAAACTCACTGGCACTTTTTTAGAATGCGCCCTCAGAATTTTCCAACAATCCGCATTGCAGGAGGTGCAAGATTGGTAAGAGAACTTCTGCACAAAAATATGATCTCTGTTATTACAAGAAAAATAGATGAGATCTACAACCTATCCGTGCTAGTTAATTCACTTCGTTCTTTCTTTATTGTTAAATCTGACGGGTTCTGGAAAAACCATTATGTTCTAGACCAGAAAGCTAATGGGGAAATTAAATATTTTATCGGAGTTGCGCGTGCAGATGAAATAGTTGTGAATGTTGTCTTACCATTCTTCTCGGTTTATTTTGATGTTTTCGGCAATCAACAATTGGCAAAAAAAATTGTAAAGGTGTATAGTCTGTACGAACAACGCTCAGAGAATCAAATTGTAACTGATATGGCTCAATCATTAAATATGAACGATCATGTACAGTCGACGATTTATACTCAAGGTATGATTGAACTATTTAGAAATTATTGTTCTAGGAACCGATGTTTGGAATGTGAAATCGGGAAAATAATTTTTAATTAG
- a CDS encoding AMP-binding protein — protein MKKELKLYDVPRINSIQEMVINSAKNYGSKLALEDLNDTPINKVTFRELQENILKFGSALKELGLKERAHIAIIGENRVQWAISFLTSMSFNYVAVPIDKNLTKNEIQNIIHESDAEAIIFSGGYSSMMAEGRNFLKTLKYYICMDETGEDKEFYKMVDLIRNTKSIHLEELPAINPDDLAEIIFTSGSLGRAKGVMLSQKNLSSNLMDMVSMVLIDSHDRFLSVLPMHHTYECTCGMLCPLYTGASVHFARSLKTVVDDLQKVKATILLGVPLLYDKMFKRVMKGIRDDKVKSVIVPPLVKLTNLFSIVGLKDVKKKIFHELHEKFGGSVRLFIAGGAAPDPMVAKGLREFGFSFIQGYGLTETSPILALNRTDAFKDDAAGLPLPHVQIKINDPDENGRGEIWTKAPCVMLGYYKNEKATENTFENGWFKTGDIGFIDEDGFLHINGRKKNVIISKSGKNVFPEEIEDILNRSPFILECLIIGEEDPKQGEIISAQIVVDAEAFIELAETNQIKINEELLNHTIAEEIEKTNKQLAAHKQIKKFSIRESEFEKTTTQKIKRYLVKNDN, from the coding sequence ATGAAGAAAGAACTTAAACTTTATGATGTACCAAGAATTAATTCCATCCAAGAGATGGTTATCAATTCTGCTAAAAATTATGGATCGAAACTTGCTCTTGAAGATTTGAATGACACTCCTATCAACAAAGTTACGTTTCGCGAATTACAAGAAAATATTTTAAAATTCGGTTCGGCTCTCAAAGAATTGGGATTAAAGGAAAGGGCTCACATTGCTATCATAGGTGAAAACCGGGTGCAATGGGCAATTTCTTTTTTAACTTCTATGTCGTTCAATTACGTTGCGGTTCCCATCGATAAAAATCTCACCAAGAACGAAATTCAAAATATTATTCACGAATCGGATGCGGAAGCAATTATATTCTCCGGCGGCTACTCAAGTATGATGGCTGAAGGAAGAAATTTTTTGAAAACGCTCAAGTATTATATCTGTATGGATGAAACCGGCGAGGACAAAGAATTTTACAAAATGGTTGACTTAATAAGAAATACCAAATCAATTCATCTCGAAGAATTACCTGCTATTAATCCCGATGATCTTGCGGAAATCATTTTTACATCTGGTTCTCTCGGTCGGGCAAAAGGTGTAATGTTATCACAAAAAAATCTTTCTTCCAATTTAATGGATATGGTAAGCATGGTCCTAATTGATAGCCATGATCGATTTCTATCCGTACTTCCGATGCATCATACTTATGAATGCACATGCGGAATGCTCTGTCCGTTGTATACCGGAGCTTCAGTTCATTTTGCCAGGTCTTTAAAAACTGTTGTTGATGATTTACAAAAAGTCAAAGCTACAATTCTTTTAGGTGTTCCACTTTTATACGATAAAATGTTTAAGCGTGTTATGAAAGGCATTAGAGACGATAAAGTGAAATCGGTTATTGTACCGCCGCTTGTAAAGCTGACGAATCTTTTCTCAATTGTTGGTCTGAAAGATGTCAAGAAAAAAATATTTCATGAACTTCATGAAAAATTTGGAGGATCGGTACGGCTGTTTATTGCCGGCGGTGCCGCACCGGATCCAATGGTTGCAAAAGGATTGCGGGAGTTTGGATTTAGCTTTATTCAAGGTTATGGATTAACAGAAACATCTCCGATCCTTGCATTGAATAGAACAGATGCTTTTAAAGATGATGCTGCGGGATTGCCTCTGCCGCATGTTCAAATAAAAATTAATGATCCAGATGAAAACGGAAGAGGAGAGATTTGGACTAAAGCACCTTGCGTTATGCTTGGTTATTATAAGAATGAAAAGGCAACCGAAAACACTTTTGAAAATGGCTGGTTTAAAACTGGTGATATTGGTTTTATTGATGAAGATGGTTTTCTGCACATAAACGGAAGAAAGAAAAATGTTATTATTTCCAAAAGTGGTAAAAATGTTTTTCCGGAAGAGATAGAAGATATATTGAACCGCAGTCCCTTCATTCTTGAGTGCCTAATTATTGGTGAAGAAGATCCAAAACAAGGGGAAATTATTTCCGCCCAAATAGTTGTTGATGCGGAAGCCTTTATTGAATTGGCGGAAACAAATCAAATTAAGATTAATGAAGAACTGTTAAATCATACCATTGCCGAAGAGATTGAAAAGACAAACAAACAACTTGCAGCACATAAACAGATCAAAAAGTTTTCCATTCGCGAAAGTGAATTTGAGAAAACAACAACTCAAAAGATTAAAAGATACTTAGTGAAAAATGATAATTGA
- a CDS encoding bifunctional nuclease family protein, whose translation MHKVQVEILGLSASPSAGGAYALLLKEIYGVRRLPIIIGQFEAQSIALEMEGIKPPRPLTHDLLKNVIDNLGGTISEIIIDELKENTFYAKIKLEISSMTNEIDSRPSDAIALAVRTGSPLFVSEDVMKIASFVPSSEDVEEAFDNDAEEKDAEFKPAKKNLTETKLAQLQDQLREAIDKEDYERAAKLRDEIAKLGGSSN comes from the coding sequence GTGCACAAAGTTCAAGTTGAAATATTAGGTTTATCAGCAAGTCCATCGGCGGGCGGAGCCTATGCGTTACTGCTAAAAGAAATTTACGGTGTCCGCCGACTGCCGATTATCATAGGCCAGTTCGAAGCACAATCAATTGCTCTTGAGATGGAAGGGATTAAACCGCCTCGCCCTCTTACACATGATTTGCTTAAGAATGTAATTGATAATCTTGGCGGAACAATTTCCGAGATCATAATTGACGAGTTGAAAGAGAATACTTTCTACGCAAAGATAAAATTAGAAATTTCATCCATGACAAACGAAATTGATTCCCGTCCAAGTGACGCGATAGCTCTTGCTGTTAGAACGGGAAGTCCTTTATTTGTATCGGAAGACGTAATGAAAATAGCATCTTTTGTTCCTTCAAGCGAAGATGTTGAAGAAGCATTCGATAACGATGCCGAAGAAAAAGACGCAGAATTCAAACCTGCTAAGAAGAATTTAACTGAGACAAAACTCGCTCAGTTGCAAGATCAGCTGCGCGAAGCGATTGATAAAGAAGATTACGAAAGAGCAGCGAAGCTGAGAGATGAAATAGCTAAACTCGGAGGCAGTTCTAATTAA
- a CDS encoding electron transfer flavoprotein subunit beta/FixA family protein has translation MKIAVCVSHVPDTAAKINIGSDSMSIDPAGVTYVVNPYDEFAIEEALKTKEKFGGETVAISLGSDANKETLRKALAMGIDNAVLLKEIGYRDSLSVAKALAEEIKTQGAELAFFGKQSVDFDNSVVGQLTAEILGYNCISVAVSFTLDGNKIICEREIEGGKEIVETTLPAVITAQKGLNEPRYASLKGIMAAKKKEITEKIPASVPNYVEVLTMKRPASKQAGKIIGTDASAVPELIRLLREEAKVI, from the coding sequence ATGAAAATTGCCGTTTGCGTAAGTCACGTTCCAGATACTGCGGCAAAAATTAATATTGGAAGTGACAGTATGAGTATAGATCCGGCCGGAGTTACTTATGTTGTGAATCCATATGATGAATTTGCAATTGAAGAGGCATTAAAAACCAAAGAAAAATTTGGCGGCGAGACTGTCGCAATTAGTTTAGGCAGTGATGCAAATAAAGAAACATTACGTAAAGCACTTGCTATGGGAATTGATAACGCTGTTCTTCTGAAAGAGATCGGTTACCGAGATTCTCTCTCCGTGGCAAAAGCCCTTGCAGAAGAAATTAAAACTCAAGGAGCAGAACTTGCATTCTTTGGGAAACAATCAGTTGATTTTGATAATTCAGTCGTAGGACAATTAACAGCTGAAATTCTTGGATATAATTGTATTTCAGTTGCTGTGAGTTTTACGCTTGACGGAAATAAAATAATTTGTGAAAGAGAAATAGAAGGCGGGAAAGAAATTGTTGAAACAACACTCCCAGCAGTAATAACAGCACAAAAAGGACTGAATGAACCACGCTATGCTTCTTTGAAAGGTATTATGGCAGCAAAGAAAAAAGAGATTACAGAAAAAATACCGGCTTCCGTTCCAAACTATGTAGAAGTCTTAACTATGAAAAGACCGGCATCGAAACAAGCCGGTAAAATTATTGGAACAGACGCAAGTGCGGTTCCCGAACTAATTCGGCTTCTAAGAGAAGAAGCTAAAGTAATTTGA
- a CDS encoding aminoacyl-histidine dipeptidase — protein MSASAIEGLAPSTLWKRFYEISQIPRPSKSEERIRLYLRNFAGQNNLSMKEDEAGNVVILISPTPGFEKIPTIVLQSHVDMVCEKNKDTVHDFLNDPIKLVRDGEWIKADGTTLGADNGIGAAAALALINDDDFEHGPLELLFTVDEETGLTGVNSLQNNFITGKTLLNLDTEEDGAFYVGCAGGMDTVGTYKIENDKIVNGYQPFTLAISGLLGGHSGINIADHRANAIKLFGILLDRLSGFYYQLASISGGSKRNAIPREAEAVIFMNPDFESKAREIINEFSLESIIEFKNAEANIKVTFEKKDDLTLEIKSVFNNSFREKIINVILSMPHGVVSMSPEIPGLVETSTNLATILCEGEELKIGTSQRSSIEIFKKNIARTVRAVFELSGAAVKVGDGYPGWQPNMSSEVLKLSKQVYSEMFSKTPEIKAVHAGLECGILADKYPGIDMVSFGPTIEGAHSPDERVKIQDVEKFYRLLKGILSEIANKK, from the coding sequence ATGTCAGCATCAGCAATAGAGGGTTTAGCCCCATCAACATTATGGAAAAGATTTTACGAGATTTCTCAAATTCCGCGTCCGTCTAAAAGTGAAGAGCGAATAAGATTATATCTTCGAAACTTTGCGGGGCAAAATAATTTATCCATGAAAGAGGATGAAGCCGGTAATGTTGTAATTCTAATTTCGCCTACACCTGGATTTGAAAAAATTCCAACTATCGTTTTACAAAGTCATGTGGATATGGTCTGCGAAAAAAACAAAGACACGGTTCATGATTTCCTAAATGATCCGATTAAACTTGTCCGCGATGGCGAATGGATTAAAGCCGATGGAACAACGCTCGGTGCCGATAATGGGATTGGCGCTGCCGCCGCACTCGCATTGATTAACGATGATGATTTTGAACACGGTCCGCTTGAACTTTTATTTACAGTAGATGAAGAAACCGGTTTAACCGGCGTAAACAGTTTGCAAAATAATTTTATCACCGGAAAGACTTTGTTAAATCTTGATACAGAAGAAGACGGTGCTTTTTATGTTGGATGTGCCGGCGGAATGGATACAGTAGGAACATATAAAATTGAAAATGACAAAATTGTAAACGGTTACCAACCGTTTACTTTAGCTATTTCGGGTTTATTAGGCGGTCATTCCGGAATCAATATTGCGGATCATAGAGCCAACGCAATTAAACTTTTTGGAATTCTATTAGACCGCCTTTCGGGATTTTATTATCAGCTTGCTTCAATAAGCGGCGGTTCAAAAAGGAATGCCATTCCGCGCGAAGCGGAAGCTGTAATCTTCATGAATCCGGATTTTGAATCGAAAGCAAGAGAAATTATTAATGAGTTTTCTCTTGAGTCAATTATCGAATTTAAAAATGCTGAAGCAAACATAAAGGTTACATTCGAGAAAAAAGATGATTTAACTCTGGAGATCAAAAGTGTTTTTAATAATTCATTCAGAGAAAAAATAATCAATGTGATTCTTTCAATGCCGCATGGTGTTGTAAGTATGAGTCCTGAAATACCGGGATTAGTAGAGACATCTACAAATCTTGCGACCATTCTTTGCGAAGGTGAAGAGCTTAAAATTGGTACAAGCCAGAGAAGCTCAATAGAAATATTTAAGAAAAATATTGCACGCACAGTACGTGCAGTATTTGAATTAAGCGGGGCAGCGGTTAAGGTTGGAGACGGTTATCCCGGCTGGCAGCCTAATATGAGTTCGGAAGTGTTAAAACTTTCTAAACAAGTTTATTCGGAAATGTTTTCTAAAACTCCCGAGATTAAAGCTGTTCATGCGGGTCTAGAATGCGGTATCCTTGCTGATAAATATCCTGGTATTGATATGGTTTCATTCGGACCGACCATTGAAGGCGCACATTCACCGGATGAACGGGTCAAAATTCAAGATGTAGAAAAATTTTACCGTTTGCTCAAAGGTATTTTATCTGAGATTGCTAATAAGAAATAA